One Gigantopelta aegis isolate Gae_Host chromosome 1, Gae_host_genome, whole genome shotgun sequence genomic region harbors:
- the LOC121375302 gene encoding uncharacterized protein LOC121375302, producing the protein MDINQSQSFDGTLKRVHTEVSDSSSSDEESKSLNVKKSKVISLKTWPRFLVIGSSDEGALKKLSPFAIQKGLEGLAGEPKTVKKLRNGSLLVECSTESHSRNLLKSKMICNISIIVSPHATLNSSKGVVRSRDLEGVSEDEICENLSSQGVTSVKRIKVRRNNELVPTNTLILSFNVPTLPSSVKAGYLNIPVVPYIPNPLRCFKCQKFGHGQNTCRNRLTCARCGQFDHDSKTCQNDMICTNCKGKHFAYSRECPKWKVEKQVQQVKVEKRLTFIDARKLVESSTNVVLGKSYATAVKVSTTSIATQTDLTWPNSEDTFKKISHPKDVKKQTVHKQVSTSTQVSLDSRNPSRGSSPGEPGPSKPPSRKDTKKQHKDSSSGRLKKAEKKLVSTNNPFEALADVDDQMDIVPDDRPHPQRSHKPKITPVLPPND; encoded by the coding sequence ATGGATATTAACCAATCTCAATCTtttgatgggaccctgaaaagggtccacaccgaagtttcaGATTCTTCATCATCTGATGAAGAATCTAAGTCTTTGAATGTTaagaaatccaaagtgatttctttGAAAACCTGGCCAAGGTTTCTCGTCATCGGTTCTTCCGATGAAGGGGCCTTGAAAAAACTGTCGCCCTTTGCAATTCAGAAAGGGCTCGAAGGCTTGGCCGGAGAGCCCAAAACTGTCAAGAAATTGAGGAATGGCTCATTGTTGGTTGAATGTTCAACAGAGAGTCATTCCAGAAATCTTCTTAAATCTAAAATGATATGCAACATTTCTATCATTGTGAGTCCTCACGCTACTCTAAATTCATCTAAAGGAGTAGTTCGATCTCGGGATTTGGAAGGAGTTAGTGAGGATGAGATTTGCGAAAATCTCTCTTCACAAGGGGTTACATCAGTCAAGCGGATTAAGGTTCGTCGGAATAATGAACTTGTGCCGACAAACACCTTGATCCTGTCATTCAATGTGCCTACACTTCCATCTTCAGTTAAAGCAGGTTACCTGAATATACCAGTTGTACCTTACATCCCCAACCCTTTACGGTGTTTCAAATGTCAAAAGTTTGGACACGGACAGAATACATGTCGCAACAGattgacatgtgctcgttgtggtcagtTTGACCATGATAGCAAGACATGTCAGAATGATATGATATGTACCAATTGTAAAGGGAAACACTTTGCGTACTCGCGAGAGTGCCCAAAGTGGAAAGTGGAAAAACAGGTGCAGCAGGTCAAGGTAGAAAAGCGCCTGACTTTCATTGATGCTAGAAAACTTGTAGAGTCTTCGACAAATGTGGTATTAGGTAAATCATATGCCACGGCTGTCAAGGTTTCTACAACGAGTATAGCTACTCAAACTGATTTAACTTGGCCCAACAGTGAGGATACATTTAAGAAGATTTCTCATCCAAAAGATGTCAAAAAACAGACTGTTCATAAACAAGTTTCAACATCTACTCAAGTGTCTTTGGATTCTAGGAATCCATCAAGAGGCTCATCGCCTGGGGAGCCAGGTCCCAGTAAGCCTCCGTCAAGAAAAGACACCAAAAAGCAGCATAAGGATTCTTCTTCAGGACGACTGAAGAAAGCTGAAAAAAAGTTGGTTTCGACCAACAATCCATTTGAAGCTTTGGCTGATGTGGATGATCAAATGGATATAGTGCCAGATGACCGTCCACACCCACAGAGATCTCATAAGCCAAAGATAACTCCTGTACTTCCCCCTAatgactaa